The DNA region TGACAGACAGTGGTTGTGTCACTGTTGGTCCTCTTGTCTGTGATcggggaggctgtggcgtagtggagagcaaggtagttctccaatcagagggtcggtggttcgatacccggcttcggcagtcgatgtgtccttgggcaagacacttaaccccaagttgctcctgaaggcttgccatcggtgtggactggatgtgaatgaatgttagttagagtctgatggtggcaccttgcatggtagcctgtcatcagtgtgtgaatgggtgaatgatatgtaatatactactgactgtaagtcgctttggataaaagcgtctgctaaatgactgtaatgtaaatgtaatgatcAGTCACTTTTGCATAATGTTGAACTTTTGCAGGGCAGTCCATAAAGTCAGTGAATGCATCATCTCTTCATCTGCTGTCTCCACTCTCCAGGTGTTTTTCAACGGGGCCAACGTGAAACAGGTGGACGTGCCCACGCTCACCGGTGCGTTCGGTATCCTTCCGGCCCACGTGCCCACCCTGCAGGTGCTCCGGCCCGGTGTCGTCACGGTGTACAGTGACGACGGCTCCGCTACCAAATACTTTGGTGAGATATTActttacaaaaacatgaaaagtttATGACTAAGGTCAGTTAACCTGAAGGGCTTTAACCTAAATAAATTCCTTTGATGCCTCCAAACAGTGGCAACTATGTGTAGGCAAATAGTGCTTTATTAGACATTATTCAACTAAGAAACCAAAATATCAGATAACCATCTATTTCATATTCGTCTTTCTTTCCGATGGGCCTCTGTGTGAAAGTCAATAAAGGTCTTCATAACTAGTCAAAGAATGATGTCACTCTAGATATCACCAGATTTCTCCACCACTTTCTGGCTAGCCCTCGCATTTTGATTTaagtgttttgttatttatcttcataaaaagctgaaatataATACACGAGTTGTTCATTCCACATGTTAAGCTAAGTTATCCGCAGCTAATTTAGCTAATAAATAGCTCTGCCGTCCACCTGGATTTGACAATGTGTCTGCGTCTCAGACTCAAAGAAGCTGTAGTTATATGATGCCAACAAAATAATCACAGTTTATTTGTTCAATTATTGAGTTcctccaattttttttttcaggaaaaaatgaatagataaaCTTAGAATGTAGGCGGACTACACAGTTACATAGATGATCAAACCCTTGATGAGAGCGTGCTCTGTGGAACAGAAGCAGGCAGGATGACCTGGCTCTATAATGCACATTGCATCATTGGTtataaaacacagtgaagatGACTGTATGTTGGCATGTGTAGTTactctgttgtgtgtgtgtgtgcgcagtgAGCAGCGGGTCAGTAACAGTCAACGCTGATTCTTCAGTGCAACTGCTAGTTGAGGAGGCTGCTGCTTTGGACCAGCTGGACATTGCTGTGAGTATAATGTCAAGATCACTCCACTCGCATACAAACTAGAGCACCGTCTGAGTAAATGTCGGGCAGATTGACCATAAATACCAACAGATAATAAGAATTTgtctaatatattttttaagttttaattgTGTACACCAACACAGTTATTGTCCCTTTTTAATAGAtctacatttttatatcaaaatcaaaaaaattataatatacaaTTCTGCATACTGTAATAGATGGTTTCCGTCCCTTTCAACATTATCTGcactatttaatgtttttgttttttaagcctACATTAATCTTCACATAGGAGGAGCTGAGACAATAtatgtggaggaaaaaaaaaagaaatgcatgtaATGAACGGTCTGACGGAGAGTGCCACGATAAAAAGTTTGCATTGTAGATCTGGGAGAGAAGCTAGAGTTCCCATGCAGCCTTATATCCATACAATTATATTCACTATGGTGTTTAGCATCGTTTAAACATGAGAGGGGAAAGATGTTTCAGCTTGGGTTATCCCACAAGTCGCTCGACAGTAATGGTTGGCAATCAGTTTGAGGAAATTGCCAACCAATTCTTGGCCTTTGCTTGCCATCAATGGCAACCACTTTTtgtaacatataaaaaaatatagtgaCAGCAAATAGCAAGACATGCACCCCAGTCTCTTCAGCTATATGCAAGAGGAGGTTCAGCTCTCTAAGCAGAATCAAGACAGACTGAAGGTCATCTCTGTTGGTGCTGGTGTCACTTAAAGGATCCACAATCCAAGACTTTAATTCTGAACGGCCCAAATATCTGTGGTGGGAATCAGCACTTAGGTCCAGATTACCAAAtttgaaagggagagaaaggttAACAAGCAACCACTGATCGCTGGATACATTTGTGAGGGATCTGTGCACAACTCTTATTTTGTATACCAGGAGTTGAGGGTGGACACGTCAACCGATGACACTAAAGATTCAAATACTGTAAAGTAtgagataaaacacaaacaacaacaatttttgttttgtagctGTAATAAAAACGTGTATTctttatgtcacattttaataataagatGACGTATAACTGCGTTATATCTTAACtactaaaaaatataaagtgattGAAAATGGCaatcatattttcagttttccGGCAGACACAAGCTGATGCCTGGTTGTCGGCCTGGAAACCACTTTTGGATGTTAACGTGGAGCCCTGAGTAGTCATCCAAATGGAGCAGCTAAATATAGTGACGTGCTGCATCATGTACGAGAACATCACAATGAAAAATCAATTCAGAAAAGCAGGACGGAAcacaataaaaaggaaacattggtataaaaaaaatgaacccaaATCCAGAAAGAATAAGCACTTCTCAAACAGAAGTGGTAGTTAATGCTGGGTAAATTGATTGGTTTATATTTTAGAGGTGATCTTTGCTTTTGAGCAACCCGGTATTTACTTTAATGGTTTGGACTCATGCTAATGGCACTGATCACTGTGTAATGGGTTGTGATGATCGAGTACTACATGTTTTTAATGAGGTAGTAGTCATAAATGCAAGGGATCAATATTTGTGGCATTTATCGAGTCGGAACGCAGCCTTTGAATTTAAGGACTGAGATTCAGAATATCACAGAGAAGCCttcttaaaaacaaagacatgtatTTTATACAACAGTGTGTTCACTCTTCCCGCATGATTGTCAGTATAATATTTCATCTTTAATCCTGTTTTTGAGAATCCCAATTCAACTTTTTATCTCCTTTTAGTTccattgcatttaaaatatattccttttttaatttgttgtctttttttcttcccccacATTTGTTCTATTTAAAAATAGACTTTGAATTGCTTCTAACCTCTGCTTCACAAAACCAGAAGTGATCTTGCAGCAATTATGTGTGTACCCGTTGCGTCCTTGAGTGATTTAAATCGTGAGCAGCTCTGTCGTTCTGCCGATACATCTGAACTTTGATTTACTGCCGACGTGGGCGAACTAAAAGATGAATTTCTccttttgatattgttttgatgGTGTGAGTCAAGTTGAAACCTGCAGTGTTTGGATTGATGTCATTCTTAATCAGTTCATTAATGATAGCCAGTATCTTCCCTTTGAAGTACATGTGAAGTACATTTTTGTCACAAACTGTACAGAGAGGTTTTGTCACACTCAAGATTGTTGCATGTTGTTTGTCACATGCTGAACATGTGAAATAATTGAAGCCGTCTTGTACTTTCACTCACATCTAGCGGGGTTATTAACAAACGATGACATCACAAAGTCTCGTGTGGGTCAGTCGATTCTTTATGGATCTTTTTAGTCGGATGACATTTGTGCGATGGGTGTCCATATCCAATTTGTCCAGGCCTGCATTAATTACTCTCGTTTTGATCCCCTCTGCTGATGAGCACCTCCCAGCCGATGATTCTCCGTCTGATAGGAGTTGAACTAGGACCTCGGTGTTGAGCCCCTGTTTAAATGTCAGTCTTGTTAATGCTAGGCTGCGTTATTATGCACTCGGTGCGGAGACGTCTGCCTTTGACCTTGGGCAGTGCCAGTGTCACTGTCAAGTTGACTCCTTAGCAGtaaattagttatttttctCCTCGTTGTCCTCGGCTCTGCGGTGAAAATGCACATGGGCCCACGCTGTTAATAAGGAGGGAAAGGTCAGTCACTGTTGAGTTATAGCAGATGTGTCAAATCCCCACTGGGAGACCTTTAACTCCCAGCTACGTTTGGCATTTCTCGTTTCTAATCACCGCCGTGACAAATGGAGCTTTCGTAGCAAAGAGGCAGTGGGGATTTTCTCCGCTCGTCTTAGTCCGCACTTTTGACTCGTCGTTGCTCAGCTTCGCTTTTCTGACTTTCACATCAAAGTTGGCCCCGAAAAAGGTTTTTAAGACGAGCTTGGCAGGCTGTTTTACTGAATAACATGATTTTCAGCCTGGCCGAGGCTTCTTCGTTCACATCCAGACTGCAGGAAAATCCAATTTGTTTCTCAAATCGGATCTTAAAGATGGTCTGTCCACAATGTTATTTGCATGTGATCGGATTTGTTTGTCCAAACATCACCGCTCTATCTGCaggggttgttgttgttgtggtaacGATGTAGGAGTCAGTAACTACGTAGTTACGCTGATGACCCGGTTTTCCAACGAGGAAGCATCCACCCTCCAAACAATAGCGTTGCTATGCAGAATTCCCCCAGGGCACCAGACAAAGTCAGCCAACAGGAATTGCATTTCAAACCTCCTCCATAGGTGGTTTGGATCCAATTTTGCAAAAGCTgcatgtcttgtttttttgctgtccaGACTTTCTAAAAATCCATGTGGATGTGCCAAAAACACCGAGCTGCTAGTCTGAACAAGGCTGTTTAGTTAGACAGATAACAGATGATGAGGACCGGTTTAATGTTGCATCGAAACTAAATCAccattttcatttcctgttctgTTTCTCATTGTCAcacattctgtttctttttttttttctgcctatTTTTAGGCTGCCAGGGCCAACCTGGAGAAGGCCCAGTCCGAAATGGCGAGCGCATCCGACGAGGCGGCGAGGGCGGAAGTTCAGATCAGCATAGAGGCCAACGAGGCCATCGTCAAGGCTCTGGAGTAGATCTGTGGTACGACGTCTCAGCTGCCCCACAATCTGATTATCACAGAGATGTTCTGTTAATTAGTTTAACCCAGCAGCGTGATGACGCATGTTCTCACAGTTGTTAATGGAAATATTGACAAGAAATAAGATCATTTTCGTTGTGACCTCAAACTGAGTCACTGTTTgtttctccctcccctctctaggtaatttttttctctttctttgatGGAAATTAATGGTCCATCTGTGTTTCCAGCTCAGTCACGACAGTGTCCAGAAGATTCCATTCTTGCTTTGTACAGtggataaataacaaaataaatttatttGGAAATACCTGCTGCTGGAGTTTGTGACGTTTTCTTAAAATCTGTCCCGCTCCTGCTATTAAATCATAATCATATGTGGTATTTTTAATGCACAAAGACAACCTAGTCTAATCGACTCACGTAGAATTGTATAATTCAGAACAGACCCATGTGGCATAAAAGTAAAGCTAATCAGCATGACTTATaaccgccacacacacacacacacacacacacacacacacacacacacacacacacacacacacctcaggaAGCTCTTGTCATTAAGCAGACTTGCCAGGGAAAGTAAACACATTATAAGGAACTTCTGTGCCAGTTGGTTTGCTATGTAGTGAATGTTCctgccacttgggggcagcagataTCCACCATATTTTTTTCACCAGAGCATTTAAGATGATCTCATTCATACCGTACTTCTCGTCAAACCACAGTTTCAGGGAAGGAACTCGCACTGTATTTGTCATATAACCACTGCTGGATGTGATCTCCTTTTGCAGGcaactcctttttaaaaagaaaaaaagaatcctctTCATGAATGATTTTGGCTTCTGTATCTAGTAAAAGCTTAGTCACTTTTAATGTTGCAGGCCCACTTGTGGGTAGGAGTTATTTGGAACTCCCTGCCttgatttttaaatgagctGGCAGCGCTTGTTTGTTATAAGTGATGACCTCAGGCCTCGGTTGACAAAGCCAGGAAAAGTCCTTCGCGGCCCATCCTGTGGAAAGCCGGGCCTTTCTCTTGTTTCGTAACCACAGGTTTCAGCTCAAAACTCAAGGAGGCGCCGACCTCATTCACGTGCCGctt from Anoplopoma fimbria isolate UVic2021 breed Golden Eagle Sablefish chromosome 8, Afim_UVic_2022, whole genome shotgun sequence includes:
- the atp5f1d gene encoding ATP synthase subunit delta, mitochondrial; its protein translation is MMAARFLRRSLPTLRQARCYAEAVTGSPQMSFTFASPTQVFFNGANVKQVDVPTLTGAFGILPAHVPTLQVLRPGVVTVYSDDGSATKYFVSSGSVTVNADSSVQLLVEEAAALDQLDIAAARANLEKAQSEMASASDEAARAEVQISIEANEAIVKALE